A single window of Inmirania thermothiophila DNA harbors:
- a CDS encoding zinc-finger domain-containing protein — protein sequence MSAEPAQTGAATGGRIPNDRRRYEVTRADLPLSCPMPGMSVWNSHPRVYLPIAEAPDGRVRCPYCGAEYVLVDGDG from the coding sequence ATGTCCGCTGAGCCCGCACAGACCGGCGCCGCCACCGGCGGGCGCATCCCCAACGACCGGCGCCGCTACGAGGTGACCCGGGCCGATCTCCCGCTCTCCTGCCCGATGCCGGGGATGAGCGTGTGGAACTCGCACCCGCGGGTCTATCTGCCCATCGCCGAGGCGCCGGACGGCCGGGTGCGCTGCCCCTACTGCGGCGCCGAGTACGTCCTCGTCGACGGCGACGGCTGA
- a CDS encoding glycosyltransferase, producing MAPPRIEIIVAAYNRPEATRLVLEGYLRQRDRDFSLTLADDGSGPEIGRLAREYARRGLALRHVWHEDRGYRRAEILNRAVLGSEADYLVFTDNDCIPHPDFVADHRALARRGLAVGGRRADLGPALSRRLIERGIDGLDAPWSMVRHGLTGGVRHWRSGCRVPDWLLPLWRGRQGGLLGANMAVWRADFERVNGFDLDFVGYGGEEVDLERRLRTAGVGVRVYRGRAVLFHLWHPPRRADEATRRLLADKRRKGLAVAERGLRELASGRQGAAPRTQTPRAGVEGGP from the coding sequence GTGGCGCCCCCGCGCATCGAGATCATCGTCGCCGCCTACAACCGGCCCGAGGCCACGCGCCTCGTCCTCGAGGGCTACCTGCGCCAGCGCGACCGCGACTTCTCGCTGACCCTCGCCGACGACGGCTCGGGCCCGGAGATCGGGCGCCTTGCCCGGGAATACGCCCGGCGGGGGCTCGCGCTTCGCCACGTCTGGCACGAGGACCGCGGCTACCGCCGCGCCGAGATCCTCAACCGCGCCGTCCTCGGCAGCGAGGCCGACTACCTCGTGTTCACCGACAACGACTGCATCCCGCACCCGGACTTCGTCGCCGATCACCGCGCGTTGGCCCGGCGCGGTCTCGCCGTGGGCGGCCGCCGCGCCGACCTCGGGCCGGCGCTCAGCCGCCGGCTCATCGAGCGCGGCATCGACGGGCTGGACGCGCCCTGGTCCATGGTCCGGCACGGGCTCACGGGGGGTGTGCGCCACTGGCGCAGCGGCTGCCGCGTGCCGGACTGGCTGCTGCCGCTGTGGCGGGGCCGGCAGGGCGGGCTGCTGGGGGCGAACATGGCCGTCTGGCGCGCCGACTTCGAGCGGGTCAACGGCTTCGACCTCGACTTCGTGGGCTATGGCGGCGAGGAGGTGGATCTGGAGCGGCGCCTGCGGACTGCGGGCGTCGGGGTGCGGGTCTACCGCGGCCGCGCCGTGCTCTTCCACCTCTGGCATCCGCCCCGCCGGGCCGACGAGGCGACGCGCCGCCTGCTCGCCGACAAGCGCCGCAAGGGGCTCGCGGTGGCCGAGCGCGGCCTGCGCGAGCTTGCCTCCGGGCGCCAGGGGGCCGCGCCGCGGACGCAGACCCCCCGCGCGGGCGTCGAAGGCGGTCCGTGA
- a CDS encoding glycosyltransferase family 2 protein, which translates to MRPITATIITLNEEEHLPACIESVRPVCDEVIVVDSGSTDRTVEVARALGARVLEQPYLGDGPQKAFAVPQARNDWILSIDADERLEEDAVAAIGGLDLDRDDVDAYALRRRSFVGNHWIRAAGFYPDYVVRLYHRGRAGYLPRKAHSRVEARRVVRLQAHLRHLTYRDVAHWVERINALTSYDAWAAYERGRRARPWTPALHAAAALVRKLILKGGILQGMDGWNVAVTTAFHAYVKYWKLLERQRREDGPR; encoded by the coding sequence GTGCGCCCGATCACCGCGACCATCATCACCCTGAACGAGGAGGAGCATCTTCCGGCGTGCATCGAGTCGGTGCGGCCGGTCTGCGACGAGGTGATCGTCGTCGATTCGGGCAGCACCGACCGCACCGTCGAGGTCGCCCGCGCGCTGGGGGCGCGGGTGCTCGAGCAGCCCTATCTCGGCGACGGGCCGCAGAAGGCCTTCGCCGTGCCCCAGGCACGCAACGACTGGATCCTCAGCATCGACGCCGACGAGCGGCTCGAGGAGGACGCGGTCGCCGCCATCGGCGGGCTCGACCTGGATCGCGACGACGTGGACGCCTACGCACTGCGGCGGCGCAGCTTCGTGGGCAACCACTGGATCCGCGCCGCCGGCTTCTACCCGGACTACGTGGTGCGGCTCTACCACCGCGGCCGCGCCGGCTATCTTCCCCGCAAGGCCCACTCCCGCGTGGAGGCCCGGCGCGTCGTGCGCCTGCAGGCGCATCTGCGCCACCTCACCTACCGCGACGTCGCCCACTGGGTCGAGCGCATCAACGCCCTGACCAGCTACGACGCCTGGGCCGCCTACGAGCGCGGGCGCAGGGCGAGGCCCTGGACGCCGGCGCTGCATGCGGCGGCGGCGCTGGTGCGCAAGCTCATCCTGAAGGGTGGCATCCTCCAGGGCATGGACGGCTGGAACGTGGCGGTCACCACGGCCTTCCACGCCTATGTCAAGTACTGGAAGCTGCTGGAGCGGCAGCGGCGGGAGGACGGTCCCCGGTGA
- a CDS encoding glycosyltransferase family 9 protein — MPRPPLAPPRRVLVVRNDKIGDFMLAWPSLALLRAALPAGEIHALVPRYTRELAEACPWIDAVVEDPGPEAGGRALRGLAAELRRRRFDAALTLFSTTRIGIALAAARIPYRLAPATKIAQVFHNRRLRQRRSRSEKPEYAYNLDLARRLLADHGVAPPPDPRPPVWRLPAAETAGLDRRLRTAHGIAPEARIVVLHPGSGGSAANLAPAQYAELARRLQPAFPVHFLVTAGPGEEAGAEALARRLRGDGLAASALPPRAGLVDFARHLALAALFIGGSTGPLHIAGALDVPTAAFYPRRRSATPLRWQTLNSPGRRLAFTPPHGAPEEDMGRIDLAAAARAISAHFLR, encoded by the coding sequence ATGCCTCGTCCCCCCCTCGCTCCACCGCGCCGCGTCCTCGTCGTGCGCAACGACAAGATCGGCGACTTCATGCTCGCCTGGCCGAGCCTTGCGCTGCTGCGCGCGGCGCTGCCCGCGGGCGAGATCCACGCCCTCGTGCCCCGCTACACGCGGGAGCTGGCCGAGGCCTGCCCGTGGATCGACGCGGTGGTGGAGGATCCCGGCCCCGAGGCCGGCGGCCGGGCCCTGCGCGGCCTTGCGGCGGAGCTTCGGCGCCGCCGCTTCGATGCCGCGCTCACCCTGTTCTCCACCACCCGCATCGGCATCGCCCTCGCCGCCGCGCGCATCCCCTACCGGCTCGCGCCGGCGACCAAGATCGCCCAGGTCTTCCACAACCGCCGTCTGCGGCAGCGGCGCTCGCGCTCCGAGAAGCCCGAGTACGCCTACAACCTGGATCTCGCCCGGCGGCTGCTCGCCGACCACGGCGTCGCGCCGCCGCCGGACCCGCGCCCGCCCGTCTGGCGGCTGCCCGCCGCCGAGACCGCCGGGCTCGACCGGCGCCTGCGCACCGCCCACGGCATCGCCCCCGAAGCGCGCATCGTCGTCCTCCACCCCGGCAGCGGCGGCTCGGCGGCGAACCTCGCGCCGGCGCAGTATGCGGAGCTGGCCCGGCGGCTGCAACCGGCCTTCCCGGTCCACTTCCTGGTCACCGCGGGCCCCGGCGAGGAGGCCGGCGCCGAGGCCCTCGCCCGCCGCCTGCGCGGCGACGGGCTCGCCGCGAGCGCCCTGCCGCCGCGGGCGGGCCTCGTCGACTTCGCCCGCCACCTCGCCCTCGCCGCCCTCTTCATCGGCGGCTCCACCGGGCCGCTGCACATCGCCGGCGCCCTCGACGTGCCCACCGCGGCCTTCTACCCGCGGCGCCGCTCGGCCACGCCCCTGCGCTGGCAGACGCTGAACTCCCCCGGGCGGCGCCTGGCCTTCACGCCCCCGCACGGGGCCCCCGAGGAGGACATGGGGCGCATCGACCTCGCCGCGGCCGCGCGCGCGATCAGCGCGCACTTCCTGCGCTGA
- the waaF gene encoding lipopolysaccharide heptosyltransferase II: protein MAAGGAAPAGGAVLVVGPAWVGDMVMAQAVLRLLAARRPGVAIDVIAPPWSLPLVRRMPEVREAIALEVGHGEFGLGARWRLARRLRRRGYGQALLLPRSFKAALVPWLAGIPRRTGHLGEARRGLVNDVRPDPGRRRAPWVRRMAVLALEPGEAVPEVLPQPRLAVDEANRARLMTALGLAGEGPVLGLCPGAEYGPSKRWPARRYGALAARMAARGWRVWVFGSARERPLGEEVVAASGGAARNLCGRTRLEDVVDLMSACERVVTNDSGLMHVAAATGTALTVIYGASSPDYTPPLTPRARIVRRALACAPCFRRVCPLGHTACLEGIEVEEVERTCTP from the coding sequence GTGGCTGCGGGCGGTGCGGCGCCGGCGGGCGGCGCGGTGCTCGTGGTGGGTCCGGCCTGGGTCGGCGACATGGTCATGGCCCAGGCGGTGCTGCGGCTGCTTGCGGCGCGCCGGCCCGGGGTGGCCATCGACGTCATCGCCCCGCCCTGGTCGCTGCCGCTGGTGCGGCGGATGCCGGAGGTGCGGGAGGCGATCGCGCTCGAGGTGGGGCACGGCGAGTTCGGGCTCGGCGCGCGGTGGCGCCTGGCGCGCCGGCTGCGGCGGCGCGGCTACGGCCAGGCCCTCCTCCTGCCGCGCTCGTTCAAGGCCGCGCTGGTGCCGTGGCTCGCCGGCATCCCGCGGCGCACCGGGCATCTCGGCGAGGCCCGCCGGGGGCTCGTCAACGACGTCCGCCCGGATCCGGGCCGCCGCCGCGCGCCGTGGGTGCGGCGCATGGCGGTGCTGGCGCTGGAGCCGGGCGAGGCGGTGCCGGAGGTCCTGCCGCAGCCGCGCCTCGCCGTCGACGAGGCCAACCGCGCGCGGCTCATGACGGCGCTCGGCCTCGCCGGCGAGGGGCCGGTGCTCGGGCTGTGTCCCGGGGCCGAGTATGGGCCGAGCAAGCGCTGGCCTGCGCGCCGCTACGGCGCGCTCGCGGCCCGCATGGCGGCGCGCGGCTGGCGGGTGTGGGTCTTCGGGTCGGCGCGCGAGCGCCCCCTCGGCGAGGAGGTGGTCGCCGCCTCGGGCGGCGCCGCCCGCAACCTGTGCGGCCGCACGCGGCTGGAGGACGTGGTGGACCTGATGTCGGCCTGCGAGCGCGTGGTCACCAACGACTCCGGCCTCATGCACGTGGCGGCGGCGACGGGAACGGCGCTGACCGTGATCTACGGCGCCTCGAGCCCGGACTACACGCCGCCGCTGACGCCGCGGGCGCGGATCGTGCGCCGGGCCCTTGCGTGCGCGCCGTGCTTCCGGCGCGTGTGCCCGCTCGGGCACACGGCCTGCCTGGAGGGGATCGAGGTGGAGGAGGTGGAGCGCACGTGCACGCCGTAG
- a CDS encoding glycosyltransferase family 4 protein has product MRVLELCLSPDLGGLELYALRAAEALGASGPTVMAVAPDGLLRPRAEGLGLAARLVARPRIPLAPGAVRALAGLLDEVRPEIVHVHWARDLPLAVAARGLSRSRPRIVHTRQMAITRPKRDPYHAAVYRRLDLILAITRRLAADLRRFLPPECAGRIRTLYYGVPAPQGLNRASVRRAVRARLGVPAEAFLVGLFGRIEAFKGQHLLVEAVESLRAQGRAVHGLIVGRAMEPGYLEDLRRRVAAAGLDVHFLDFVEDPQRYMAACDCVALTTVEETFGLVLPEAMRVGVAVVGSDRGGVPEIIDDGETGLLFRSGDAASLAAAIARLHDDPGLRSRLAAAGKAKADRMFDEAAHFRALRGILAGLVSAGSAR; this is encoded by the coding sequence GTGAGGGTGCTGGAGCTGTGCCTCTCGCCCGATCTCGGCGGTCTCGAGCTCTATGCGCTGCGCGCCGCCGAGGCGCTGGGCGCCTCCGGCCCCACGGTCATGGCGGTCGCGCCGGACGGGCTGCTGCGCCCGCGGGCCGAGGGGCTGGGTCTCGCCGCGCGTCTGGTGGCGCGGCCGCGGATCCCCCTTGCGCCCGGGGCGGTGCGTGCGCTCGCCGGGCTCCTGGACGAGGTGCGGCCCGAGATCGTGCACGTGCACTGGGCGCGGGACCTGCCGCTGGCGGTGGCGGCGCGGGGTCTCAGCCGGTCGCGGCCGCGCATCGTGCACACGCGCCAGATGGCCATCACCCGGCCCAAGCGCGACCCCTATCACGCCGCCGTCTACCGGCGGCTCGACCTGATCCTGGCCATCACCCGGCGGCTTGCGGCGGATCTGCGCCGTTTCCTGCCGCCGGAGTGCGCCGGACGGATCCGCACCCTCTACTACGGGGTGCCGGCGCCGCAGGGCCTGAACAGGGCATCGGTGCGCCGCGCGGTGCGGGCGCGGCTCGGCGTCCCCGCCGAGGCCTTCCTCGTGGGCCTCTTCGGCCGCATCGAGGCCTTCAAGGGGCAGCACCTGCTGGTGGAGGCGGTGGAGAGCCTGCGGGCGCAGGGGCGGGCGGTGCACGGGCTGATCGTGGGGCGGGCGATGGAGCCCGGCTACCTCGAGGACCTGCGGCGGCGGGTGGCGGCGGCGGGGCTCGACGTGCATTTCCTCGACTTCGTCGAGGATCCGCAGCGCTACATGGCGGCCTGCGACTGCGTGGCGCTCACCACCGTCGAGGAGACCTTCGGGCTGGTGCTGCCCGAGGCCATGCGGGTGGGCGTGGCGGTGGTGGGCAGCGACCGCGGCGGCGTGCCGGAGATCATCGACGACGGCGAGACGGGGCTTCTGTTCCGCTCGGGCGATGCCGCATCGCTCGCCGCGGCGATCGCGCGACTCCACGACGATCCCGGCCTGCGGAGCCGGCTCGCCGCCGCGGGCAAGGCCAAGGCGGACCGGATGTTCGACGAGGCCGCGCATTTCCGCGCCCTGCGCGGGATCCTCGCGGGGCTCGTCAGCGCAGGAAGTGCGCGCTGA
- a CDS encoding O-antigen ligase family protein — MHAVAGPPLAPWRAWLAPWVLFLLPVGTMTVPEWNSALYVVLALVLALPPQPGWRELSRWERGVLLAAAAYFAVTFLSWAANGTDPRLFFKRLEVDLRYLLTIPVYLLVRRVPDAERWLLRGCALAGLGLVAEGLYQVEVLGYGQAKGVYHHIPFGTFSALVAALLLDAAVTRRGEGVWRLLYALGCAGAAAAVLLAGSRAGYLNLLALPALWVVLRLPRRAKLAAPLVAAALAAGVWSGSDMARRKVAAGVADIQRYLAREEVRDARALGSLETRLELWRAALALWREHPLLGVGPARWKPQVQGLIARRRAPPAIGHYNQAHNNYLHVLATRGLLGLAALLAMLGIPAAAFLRAHAAGAAAAVPGLLVVAAFALHGLSETPLKTGKEATVFLVFTAVFLAAASRAGAGGAGAAAPAPATP; from the coding sequence GTGCACGCCGTAGCCGGGCCGCCGCTTGCGCCCTGGCGGGCGTGGCTCGCGCCGTGGGTGCTGTTCCTGTTGCCGGTGGGGACGATGACCGTGCCGGAGTGGAACAGCGCCCTCTACGTGGTCCTCGCCCTCGTCCTCGCCCTGCCGCCGCAGCCCGGTTGGCGGGAGCTGAGCCGGTGGGAGCGCGGGGTCCTGCTCGCGGCCGCGGCCTACTTCGCGGTGACCTTCCTCTCCTGGGCGGCCAACGGGACCGATCCGCGCCTCTTCTTCAAGCGCCTCGAGGTGGACCTGCGCTATCTCCTGACGATCCCCGTCTACCTGCTGGTGCGGCGGGTGCCGGACGCCGAGCGCTGGCTGCTTCGCGGGTGCGCGCTCGCGGGGCTCGGCTTGGTGGCGGAGGGCCTCTACCAGGTGGAGGTACTGGGCTACGGGCAGGCCAAGGGCGTCTACCACCACATCCCCTTCGGCACGTTCTCGGCCCTGGTGGCGGCGCTGCTTCTGGATGCGGCGGTGACGAGGCGCGGGGAGGGCGTCTGGCGCCTGCTCTATGCCCTGGGGTGCGCGGGCGCGGCGGCGGCGGTGCTGCTCGCCGGCTCGCGCGCAGGCTATCTCAATCTGCTCGCGCTGCCTGCGCTGTGGGTGGTTCTGCGGCTTCCGCGGCGGGCGAAGCTCGCCGCGCCGCTCGTCGCCGCGGCGCTTGCGGCCGGCGTCTGGAGCGGCAGCGACATGGCGCGACGGAAGGTGGCCGCAGGGGTGGCCGACATCCAGCGCTACCTTGCGCGGGAGGAGGTTAGGGACGCCCGTGCGCTGGGGAGCCTGGAGACACGCCTCGAGCTGTGGCGTGCCGCGCTCGCGCTCTGGCGGGAGCATCCGCTGCTCGGCGTGGGTCCTGCGCGGTGGAAGCCGCAGGTGCAGGGGCTCATCGCCCGGCGCCGGGCCCCGCCCGCCATCGGGCACTACAACCAGGCCCACAACAACTACCTCCACGTGCTCGCGACCCGCGGCCTGCTGGGGCTTGCGGCGCTGCTGGCGATGCTCGGGATCCCCGCCGCGGCGTTCCTGCGGGCGCACGCGGCGGGCGCCGCGGCGGCGGTGCCGGGGTTGCTGGTGGTGGCGGCCTTCGCGCTGCACGGCCTCAGCGAGACCCCGCTCAAGACCGGCAAGGAGGCGACGGTGTTCCTGGTCTTCACGGCAGTCTTCCTCGCGGCGGCGTCGCGAGCGGGGGCGGGCGGCGCCGGTGCGGCCGCGCCGGCGCCGGCGACGCCCTGA
- a CDS encoding branched-chain amino acid transaminase, which produces MSLAERDGVIWFDGEMVPWREARVHVLTHTLHYGLGVFEGIRVYATDRGPAIFRLREHTERLFNSAHILGMPMPYDRDTINAATIECVRANGLESGYIRPICFYGAEGLGLRADNLRVHVAIAAWSWGAYLGDEAIRHGIRVKTASFTRHHVNIAMCRTKAVGNYINSMLALQEAIACGYDEALLLDVDGFVAEGSGENVFLVHGGRIYTPELTSALNGITRQTVITLAREAGYEVIEKRITRDEVYIADEAFFTGTAAEVTPIRELDGRTIGEGRPGPVTRQLQSIYFDQVHGRRNTHPEWLTHVR; this is translated from the coding sequence ATGTCCCTGGCCGAGCGAGACGGCGTGATCTGGTTCGACGGCGAGATGGTCCCGTGGCGCGAGGCCCGGGTGCACGTGCTCACCCACACGCTGCACTACGGCCTGGGGGTCTTCGAGGGCATCCGTGTCTATGCCACGGACCGCGGCCCCGCCATCTTCCGCCTGCGCGAGCACACCGAGCGCCTCTTCAACTCGGCCCACATCCTGGGCATGCCCATGCCCTACGACCGCGACACCATCAACGCGGCGACCATCGAGTGCGTGCGCGCCAACGGGCTCGAGAGCGGCTACATCCGCCCCATCTGCTTCTACGGCGCCGAGGGGCTCGGCCTGCGCGCCGACAACCTGCGCGTGCACGTGGCCATCGCCGCCTGGTCCTGGGGCGCCTATCTCGGCGACGAGGCCATCCGGCACGGCATCCGGGTCAAGACCGCCTCCTTCACGCGCCACCACGTCAACATCGCCATGTGCCGCACCAAGGCCGTGGGCAACTACATCAACTCCATGCTCGCCCTGCAGGAGGCGATCGCCTGCGGCTACGACGAGGCGCTGCTGCTGGACGTGGACGGCTTCGTCGCCGAGGGCAGCGGCGAGAACGTCTTCCTCGTCCACGGCGGGCGGATCTACACCCCGGAGCTGACCTCGGCCCTCAACGGCATCACCCGCCAGACCGTGATCACGCTGGCGCGCGAGGCCGGCTACGAGGTGATCGAGAAGCGCATCACCCGCGACGAGGTCTACATCGCCGACGAGGCCTTCTTCACCGGCACCGCCGCGGAGGTGACGCCGATCCGCGAGCTCGATGGCCGCACCATCGGCGAGGGCCGCCCCGGGCCGGTGACGCGGCAGCTTCAATCCATCTACTTCGACCAGGTCCACGGGCGTCGCAACACCCATCCGGAGTGGCTGACCCATGTCCGCTGA
- a CDS encoding UDP-glucuronic acid decarboxylase family protein: MRNYGNRRVLVTGGAGFIGSHLCERLLARGHEVLCVDNFFTGTRGNIQHLLDDPAFEVLRHDITFPLYVEVDEVYNLACPASPVHYQFDPVQTTKTSVMGAINMLGLAKRLRVRILQASTSEVYGDPEVHPQHEGYWGRVNPIGPRACYDEGKRCAETLFFDYHRQHGLRIKVARIFNTYGPRMHPDDGRVVSNFIVQALRNKDITVYGDGGQTRSFCYVDDLVDGLVRLMEETPDDFTGPVNLGNPQELTIRELAERIIELTGSRSRIVHRPLPADDPRQRRPDIRLAREALGWQPTTPVEEGLQATIQYFDRLLAACG, from the coding sequence ATGCGCAACTACGGCAACCGGCGGGTGCTCGTCACGGGCGGGGCGGGCTTCATCGGCTCACACCTTTGCGAGCGGCTGCTCGCGAGGGGGCACGAGGTGCTGTGCGTCGACAACTTCTTCACCGGCACGCGCGGCAACATCCAGCACCTGCTCGACGACCCCGCCTTCGAGGTGCTGCGCCACGACATCACCTTCCCGCTCTACGTCGAGGTCGACGAAGTCTATAACCTCGCCTGTCCGGCGTCACCGGTGCACTACCAGTTCGACCCCGTGCAGACCACCAAGACCAGCGTCATGGGGGCGATCAACATGCTGGGGCTCGCCAAGCGGCTGCGCGTTCGCATCCTCCAGGCCTCCACCAGCGAGGTCTACGGCGACCCCGAGGTCCACCCGCAGCACGAGGGCTACTGGGGGCGGGTCAATCCCATCGGCCCCCGCGCCTGCTACGACGAGGGCAAGCGCTGCGCCGAGACCCTCTTCTTCGACTACCACCGCCAGCACGGGCTGCGCATCAAGGTGGCGCGCATCTTCAACACCTACGGGCCGCGGATGCATCCGGACGACGGCCGCGTGGTCTCCAACTTCATCGTCCAGGCCCTGCGCAACAAGGACATCACGGTCTACGGCGACGGCGGCCAGACCCGCTCCTTCTGCTACGTGGACGATCTCGTGGACGGGCTGGTCCGGCTGATGGAGGAGACGCCCGACGACTTCACCGGTCCCGTCAATCTCGGCAATCCGCAGGAACTCACCATCCGGGAGCTCGCCGAGCGCATCATCGAGCTCACCGGTTCGCGCTCGCGCATCGTCCATCGGCCCCTGCCCGCCGACGATCCGCGCCAGCGCCGGCCGGACATCCGGCTCGCGCGGGAGGCGCTGGGCTGGCAGCCCACGACCCCCGTCGAGGAGGGGCTGCAGGCGACCATCCAGTACTTCGACCGGCTCCTGGCCGCCTGCGGATGA